The following coding sequences lie in one Miscanthus floridulus cultivar M001 chromosome 9, ASM1932011v1, whole genome shotgun sequence genomic window:
- the LOC136483459 gene encoding uncharacterized protein has product MECNRDEAQRAKDIAKKKFEARDLQGAKKFALKAQTLFPDLEGIAQMVATFDIYLASEVKVAGDKDWYSILCVATTADDETIKKRYRKLVLQLHPDKNKQVGAEGAFQMVQEAYTVLSDKTKRAVYDQKRNVRVFQQRTAQSSKASAPPGASDGFYNFAANAAASSKPTVNKRTARPAAPAVRPRPPQPPPPSGPTPAASSATPAPGAKPPTFWTSCNKCKMNYEYLRVYLGQHLRCPSCREPFLAKEAPIPPTGTVIQDSKISGVNQNARTNRNMQWGPFSRAAGAASATASSAAAAQAANVVHQTYEKVRREREEAQAAARKEEALWRKYNPLKRHASMSDVFNPGTGDLASGKKLKTMVKDAGVGSSSFIPGPGANCFRVPGVNISFSTNIGAYEFQGINGGPNWKPRPPIHISLAKTTSQLDVRGLLLEKAKSGLRNKLTEIKSKTSQKATKKHVVNENGRDNEALAPDDPTTNKDVHVDPKEIGSNTSSDAENEDDDPLSYNVPDPDFHDFDKDRTEECFQIDQIWATYDDEDGMPRYYAFIQKIFSLKPFKLRISYLESRTNSEFGPLNWVSSGFTKSCGHFRTGKYETCDIVNMFSHQMKWEKGLRGVIKIYPQKGDIWAIYRNWSPDWDEDTPDNVLHAYDVVEVLDNYDEDHGISVIPLAKVAGFRTIFERHQDLNGTVKIPKEEMFRFSHQVPFYRMSGEEAPNVPKDSYELDPAAISKELLQGTTETVEANVTS; this is encoded by the coding sequence ATGGAATGCAACAGGGATGAGGCCCAACGGGCAAAGGATATTGCAAAGAAGAAGTTTGAAGCGAGGGACCTGCAGGGTGCCAAGAAATTCGCTCTCAAAGCTCAAACACTCTTTCCTGATCTTGAAGGCATTGCTCAGATGGTTGCCACCTTTGATATCTATCTTGCTTCGGAGGTGAAGGTTGCTGGGGACAAGGACTGGTACTCTATCCTTTGTGTTGCCACGACAGCAGATGACGAAACAATCAAGAAACGGTACAGGAAGCTGGTTCTTCAGCTCCACCCTGACAAGAACAAGCAAGTCGGTGCTGAGGGTGCTTTCCAGATGGTCCAAGAGGCGTATACGGTGCTAAGCGACAAAACTAAGAGAGCAGTATATGACCAAAAGAGGAATGTAAGGGTATTCCAACAGAGGACAGCTCAATCAAGTAAGGCAAGTGCTCCTCCTGGTGCGTCTGATGGCTTCTATAATTTCGCAGCTAACGCTGCTGCTTCCTCCAAACCGACAGTAAACAAGCGAACAGCAAGACCGGCAGCACCTGCCGTGCGCCCGCGCCCACCTCAACCTCCACCACCATCTGGACCCACTCCTGCAGCTTCCTCTGCTACCCCTGCACCTGGGGCAAAACCTCCTACATTTTGGACCTCTTGTAACAAATGCAAGATGAACTATGAGTACCTTAGGGTGTATCTGGGTCAGCATCTTCGTTGCCCTAGCTGCCGTGAGCCGTTCCTAGCAAAAGAGGCACCAATACCACCTACTGGGACTGTGATACAGGATTCAAAGATCAGTGGTGTAAATCAAAATGCAAGAACTAACAGAAATATGCAGTGGGGTCCATTTTCAAGGGCTGCTGGTGCAGCTAGTGCCACTGcatcatctgctgctgctgctcaagCTGCTAATGTAGTTCATCAGACGTATGAAAAAGttaggagggagagggaggaggcacAAGCAGCAGCAAGAAAGGAAGAGGCTCTTTGGCGGAAGTACAATCCTCTAAAAAGGCATGCAAGCATGTCAGATGTCTTTAATCCTGGAACAGGTGATCTTGCATCTGGAAAGAAGTTGAAGACTATGGTTAAAGATGCTGGAGTTGGTTCTTCATCTTTCATACCAGGTCCTGGAGCAAATTGTTTTAGAGTGCCCGGTGTGAATATATCTTTTTCAACCAACATTGGGGCCTATGAGTTTCAAGGCATCAATGGTGGACCCAATTGGAAACCCAGGCCTCCAATCCACATAAGCTTAGCCAAGACCACCTCTCAGTTGGATGTTAGGGGTCTTCTGCTGGAAAAAGCGAAAAGTGGGCTGAGAAACAAGCTAACAGAAATTAAAAGTAAAACATCTCAAAAAGCGACCAAGAAACATGTGGTTAATGAAAATGGAAGGGATAATGAAGCTCTCGCACCAGATGATCCTACTACCAATAAAGATGTTCATGTTGATCCAAAAGAAATTGGTTCTAATACTAGCTCAGATGCtgaaaatgaagatgatgaccCCTTGTCTTATAATGTTCCTGATCCTGATTTCCATGATTTTGACAAGGATCGCACTGAGGAATGTTTTCAAATTGATCAAATTTGGGCTACATATGATGACGAAGATGGTATGCCTCGTTATTATGCGTTTATTCAGAAAATTTTCTCCTTGAAACCATTCAAGCTCAGAATAAGCTATCTTGAGTCAAGGACAAATAGTGAATTTGGGCCTTTGAATTGGGTTTCTTCTGGCTTCACAAAGTCATGTGGGCATTTCAGGACTGGTAAATATGAAACATGTGATATAGTGAACATGTTTTCACACCAAATGAAATGGGAGAAAGGGCTGCGTGGGGTAATCAAAATTTATCCACAGAAAGGTGACATCTGGGCTATTTATCGGAATTGGTCCCCTGACTGGGATGAAGATACTCCAGATAATGTGCTCCATGCTTACGATGTGGTTGAGGTACTAGATAATTATGATGAAGATCATGGCATCTCTGTTATTCCCTTAGCTAAAGTTGCCGGGTTTCGAACAATATTTGAACGCCATCAGGATCTGAATGGTACCGTGAAGATTCCCAAAGAAGAGATGTTTCGGTTTTCACATCAAGTGCCTTTCTACAGGATGTCAGGCGAAGAAGCTCCAAATGTCCCCAAAGATAGCTATGAGCTTGACCCAGCTGCTATTTCTAAGGAACTTCTTCAAGGGACCACAGAAACAGTGGAGGCAAATGTAACTTCCTAA
- the LOC136481386 gene encoding cytochrome P450 714C2-like, producing MEGLCVSSLRVLWLTLLPAVLICVLLFSCLWTFLWLRPERIRQRLRRQGVKGPKPSLLLGNISEMRRIQKQLAESDHQEQQEAAAGGSHRFSSNYMAALFPYFLHWNKVYGSIYLYSTGSIQSLFVTDPDMVRELANCKSLDLGKPRYLQKQLGALLGTGILTANGDLWAHQRKVIASHFFMDKVKGMVDLMAESADEMLVSWEDIVDRGGGSAEVVVDEFLRNFSADVISRVAFGSSLCEGKEIFSKIRQLQVAMAKQDIFAALPGSRYLPTNRNREIRRLGASIRDLILDIARRHEEEHDPPVTSSASNGDGLLRSIVEGAKAAAGAFSPCTAEDFIVDNCKNIYFAGHETTSTTAAWCLMLLAAHPEWQSRARAEVLEVRRHQGQKPVDADTLRKLKTVTMVVQETLRLYPPAPFVTREALRDLTLGGLHVLSGTGVRVPIALAHRDPAAWGPDPDGFDPGRFANGVAGACRPAHMYMPFGVGARTCAGQNLAVVEIKVVLATLLPRFELGLSPGYVHRPAFRLTVEPGSGVALVLRKLCSAD from the exons ATGGAAGGCCTCTGCGTCTCCTCTCTGCGAGTGCTATGGCTGACCCTGCTGCCTGCGGTCTTGATCTGCGTCCTCCTCTTCTCCTGCCTGTGGACCTTCCTATGGCTGAGACCGGAGAGGATCAGGCAGAGACTGAGGCGCCAGGGAGTGAAGGGCCCCAAGCCTTCTCTCCTCCTGGGGAACATATCGGAGATGAGGAGGATTCAGAAGCAGCTGGCCGAATCTGACCACCAAGAACAACAAGAAGCAGCAGCAGGGGGCAGCCATCGCTTCTCCTCCAATTACATGGCCGCTCTGTTCCCTTACTTCCTCCACTGGAACAAGGTCTACG GTTCCATCTACCTGTATTCCACCGGTAGCATCCAGTCTTTGTTTGTGACGGATCCAGACATGGTGAGGGAGCTGGCCAACTGCAAGTCTTTGGATCTTGGAAAGCCTCGCTACCTGCAAAAGCAGCTTGGAGCGCTTCTTGGCACGGGAATCTTGACGGCAAACGGTGACCTTTGGGCACATCAACGGAAGGTGATCGCGTCTCACTTCTTCATGGACAAGGTTAAG GGAATGGTGGATTTGATGGCAGAGTCTGCAGATGAAATGCTGGTCTCATGGGAGGATATAGTTGACAGGGGAGGTGGCAGTGCAGAGGTGGTGGTTGATGAGTTCTTGAGGAACTTCTCGGCTGATGTCATATCAAGAGTTGCTTTCGGGAGCAGTTTGTGTGAAGGCAAGGAGATATTCAGCAAGATCCGACAGCTTCAGGTGGCAATGGCAAAGCAAGATATATTTGCTGCTCTTCCTGGTAGTag ATACTTACCAACAAATCGCAACCGAGAGATTCGGAGGCTCGGCGCAAGCATCCGGGACCTCATCCTGGACATAGCGAGGAGGCACGAAGAAGAACACGACCCGCCGGTGACATCATCTGCGAGCAACGGCGACGGCCTCCTGCGTTCCATCGTCGAGGGCGCCAAGGCCGCCGCCGGCGCTTTCAGTCCCTGCACTGCTGAGGACTTCATCGTGGACAACTGCAAGAACATCTACTTCGCGGGGCACGAGACGACGTCGACCACCGCCGCCTGGTGCCTGATGCTCCTCGCCGCGCACCCGGAGTGGCAGTCCCGCGCGCGCGCCGAGGTCCTGGAGGTTCGCCGCCATCAGGGACAAAAGCCGGTGGACGCGGACACGCTCCGGAAGCTGAAGACGGTGACGATGGTGGTGCAGGAGACGCTCCGGCTGTACCCGCCGGCGCCGTTCGTGACGCGGGAGGCGCTGCGCGACCTGACACTCGGCGGGCTGCACGTCCTGAGCGGGACCGGCGTCCGGGTCCCGATAGCGCTGGCGCACCGCGACCCCGCCGCGTGGGGACCGGACCCCGACGGGTTCGACCCGGGGCGGTTCGCCAATGGCGTGGCGGGCGCGTGCAGGCCGGCGCACATGTACATGCCGTTCGGCGTCGGCGCGCGCACCTGCGCCGGGCAGAACCTCGCCGTGGTGGAGATCAAGGTCGTGCTGGCGACCCTGCTGCCCAGGTTCGAGCTCGGGCTGTCGCCCGGGTACGTCCACCGCCCCGCGTTCAGGCTCACCGTCGAGCCCGGGAGCGGCGTGGCCCTGGTGCTTAGGAAGCTCTGCTCTGCTGATTGA